AGAGAGagattttaaatcattaaaatgtattatagcCACAGGTGTTGAAATGAGATAGCCCAGGTCCCAGGCTAGCTCACAGACTCTCTATAAGATGATTCCACTACAATTCCCTTGAGTCCCAAATGTGCCATGGACATGAGCATCTTCCTTCAGCAGTTTGTGGTAAGATGTGGTTCCTCTTCCCTAACCATATTGGGGGTGAACCAGGTGTTCTGGCTTAGGACAGGATCTGAATGAGGGGATGCTGAatgggaggggttgggaggaaaTGAGGAACAGATATTTCTCAGTAATGCACATAACAGGGTGGGGCTGCATCTTCCAATTGAGcagaaatgaaactgtttttccCGTGCCTTTGTagactttcagttttgtttttgtttggtgtctgtatctccttccttcctatctcctCACCCCAGTGCCTACCCTGCAAACAGACAGAATCTTTCTAAAATATAGCCCAAGCGGTCTTCAAACTCAGCTTTGCAAGTTGAGATGACAGGCATATACCATTCCAGCAAATCTTTATAGACGCCTGAACCATACTGTGTATAGGACTAGGGACTCCATGAGGGAACTCTGGGGCTTAGTGAAAATCGATGTGATTAGCATCCCCAAGCCTCAGTCACACTGAGCCATAGTACTAGTATAGTTACAGTAACAGGGGACTCTTTAACATGTTAATGCCACATATAGGATAATGCAGCCggttaaagtctttttttttaaacagttaatGATAATGATACACAACTGCTTGTGAATAATATGTGATCCCATGGAAAAGCAAGAACCTAAATTTTCTCCTTCAATTTCTGGTAGGATGCAAAACCACGATGAGTTCATGTCCATAAAATGTTGAATCCATTTAATATTTGACTTTCTGTATAGGTTGAGGTTTAACCCAGGGCGCAGTACACATCAGGCAAATGTCCTTTCACTGAGGTCcccacgccccagcccctcactcatCCTCTGGAATCATTTTTTTGATGCTGTTACACTCTACACAATTATCCACCCATAATCATAGATGGAAGAACCTCAAACCTCATAgatgcacattttaaaacaaatacccATAAATTAACTTGAGTGCTACAGTAACAGAGTAATAGGACATTACTCTGGCCACAGTtgttcaggagactgaagcaggaggattggttAGGAGTTAGAGCCCACACtaggcaggaagaaaggagagcacTCCTGAGTTCTCTATCTCCcaaggaaacattaaaaaaacagaacTCCACTGAACTAAAAGTCAGAAGTTGATGGTAACCACGTGTATGCCCAATCAATAAAAAGCCATATTCAAAACTGGGAGATCTCAGGCTAGAaaaatggctcggtggttaagagtattggctgctcttgcagaggaccagagatctgttcccagtacccatctgCAGGCTATCATCCAGTCCCAGAGGGTCTGATGctgtcttccagcctctgtgaacACCAAATGCACAGTAACAGAGAGGCATGTcgccaaaacacccatatgcataaaataaaaataaataaggtcttaagccaacagcaacaacaaaaactagttGACAAATGCCAAATCATTTTAGGCCTCAGTCTGCAAGAAAATTGATCCTGATGGGTCTTCAAAGGAAAACACCAGTGGGTGAGATactcagagactgaggctggCCACCTTATGTCGTTCAGCCTGATATAACAAAGTGACACAAGCTTGGTGGGTTATGAATAATGGACCTTATTTTCTTGCAGTGTAGAAGGCAGAGGTGCAAAATGAAGATGCCATCATGCTCGGGATCTAGTGACAATCGTCTTTTCTTTGAAGATTGCCAGTGTCTCACTGTGACATGATGTGGTATAGGGTGAGCTTAGCTGTCTGGAGCACCTTTTATCAGAACACTGGGTCCATTTAGATGACTCTACCTTCATGACCTACTAACCTCCCAGAGGCCTCATTACCATAGGAGTGAGGAATTACCACATGACTTTTGAAAGGAAAGAAGCATTGGAGCATAGTGATTCTGTTGTAACCATAAAAACCCCACCTCACTGGAAATATGTGGGTGTCTAATAGGAAGAGAGGACCACAACTCAGTCCATGCTCTTCAAAATCAACGGCCAAAGTTAACAAATCAAATTTACTCCCAAAAAGAAGGAAGATAATCCACCTGCTCTATTATTCTATGTGCCTAGATACCTAGGGGCAATTTTGCTAAGAGACTCTCCATGGAAGCAGATAACTGATGAACTAACATcagaaattactttaaaaaaaaaagcataagtgGTTTTGTAACAAAAATTTGCTTGATAAAAATCCCCAAAACATAGGTAAATTGACCTTGCGGTTTATTGAAAGAAAAGGCACAGAATTCGAGTTACACCATATTGAATATTAGGAAGGAAATAAATCActgagataaaaaataaagaaggatcATTGTtgatgtaactgtcttattaaacaaaaacacagagccaatgcagagatgaaagcccaagaggtcagagcaatagctaagagctaagaaGGTTACCCTttactgccgctgctgtcctcttcagcaagtgtgctacttcctgtgtatctgtctttatatagactttttgttctgccttctcattggttgtaaactcaaccacaggacctccttgtcattgcctgtctatacagacctctagatcttctatgattggtattgagattaaagacgtgtttctccatgctggtggtatccttgaacacacagagatctacttgtcaTGCGAtcgggactaaaggcatgtgctaccactgccagacttctgccatggcttgctcttagctctgacccccaggcaactttatttattaacatacgaataaaagcacatttcagtacaaataaaatatcaccatatttcccctttcctagtttactgaaaagaaaaaaggaaaaagttatactataagaaaaactatatacaaaagtacaataactatatgccatatatgcaggcaataaatacctaaacaatgtctagtccatttgtatttgacaaattcagagaaaataattccagtaTCGATcatattttggtaagtccaaaatgtacctgatttactttctatcctaactgatcttcagctataactaactaatcctCAACTATACCTTACTAATCTTCAGATCATAATGAAGTATTCCAAAATACCTGAGAATTCATTACTGATATATGTTATCATGGTATAAATATCTATCCCCAAATAACCATTTCCCCTACCTGCTTAATAACCAGTCCCATGGAACACATCAAGCGGACAATTTTGCTGTTTGCTCCTCAGTATGGAATTTGCTCTATCCCCTTCCACCTTACTCTAATCTGTGTCTGTCTTACAGGAAAGAAAGTCAGCTTGCAAAGGAAGGGCTGATGAAAAAATGAACATCACTGTTAATCCATTAAGTACCTCTGCTAAACTAGTTCTAAATGTAGGAGAAGTCACTTTCGggaaagaaagtaggaagaaaatgaagaagaggcATAGGATACAACAGAATACAAACATTTTAAGGGCTGTGTGTGCTCTGCTGAATTCTAGAGGGGGCAAGGTCATGGCTCATATTGAAAATGAAGGCTATGACATCACCCAACATGGAATAGGAGAAGATTTGGTTACTTCTTTTATGACTATTCTGCCACTTGTTCAGAACTGCCTAGAATTCAAGCAGGAAGGATGCTCTCTTATCATCCATGTGGAATCAAGGAGTCTGGTTATCTCTGATTTACACCCTATCACCATTGCCACCAATTTGTACATGAGAAATGGGGCCTCCTGTGTTAAAATGGACTTGCGTACTGCTCTGCAATTCTTCAAAGACATAGACAACCCTAGAGTAAGATCTCCAATAAACCCAAGGTTGCTGGATGAAAGGCCTGGTGAGAACATGCAAGAAGAACTCCACGTGCAAGAGCAGGCTGCTGCTTCTTTTGACCAGACAGAACTCACAACAATGACAGAATTCTTCTTTAGTGAATCCAAAAACGTTGAATATAAATCATTTGAAACAAATAAGTTGGTACAACGAGTTAAAGAGATTCTCCCTCTAACTGTTTCTGCATTTGCCAACACTGATGGAGGATATTTGTTCATTGGTTTGgatgaaaaaacaaagcaaattacTGGTTTtaaagcagatgagaacaaactTAGGGAGCTAAAGTGTGAAATAGAAAGGTGCATCCAACAGCTTCCTGTCACTCACTTCtgtgaggagaagcaggagataAAGTACACATGCAAATTCATCCTAGTCCACAGACCTGGAGctgtgtgttcctatgtctgtgcACTGAGAGTGGAGAGATTCTGCTGTGCTGTGTTCGCTGCAGAGCCCGATTCCTGGCATGTTGAAGACAGCTGTGTGAAGAGGTTTACCGCAGAGGAATGGGTCAAGGTCCTGATGGGAAGCATGCCAGGGTCAGGAAGGGAAATTAGCAATTAGAACACATTTAGATAGGGGAGTTGGAAGAGTTTCTCTTTGGGATTTGGGGCAAGTTCCTCAGTCCTGACTTTACTCAGTGATCCACAATGGAGCCCTGGATTCTCAACTGCTTCTGCCACCCACCTGGGGCAGAGATTCCTTTCAACTGGTGATTCCCTCAAATACCTCTACTTGTGTAGAGAAAACTCCAACATCTCCCTgcttgagcttctcttcaggctgtAGGCATTTCTTTCAGCAACCCTTCCCTCAGTTGTTCACTGTTTCACTCCCCACCCCTTTCCACTGACTTCTCTCCCTAAACCTTCTTCCCTTTCAGTTACATTATTAGACTATATACAGCCCAAGAGTTTATGATGAGTCAAGTACCTTGCTGTgtgtagaatatatttttaagatgtgttacattggttcatgctgtggaacatttgatTAATGAtgaaagatatgttgcattcttttatcttGCATTTGCTTAACACTTTGAAGCTGTGTaactttacctgtctaaaacatctgatgatccaataaagaactgaatagccaaaggcaaggcaggagaaaggatagactgGGCTTGCAGGCCgatagaataaataggagaaatatgAGAGGAaacgaggaggaggagcaagagaacaaggagaagacaacactaggggccagccaccctgccagccacagagtaagagtgaaagtaagatttacaaaagtaagagaaaagtaaaatccCAGAGCtgaaaggtagatggggtaatttaaagtttaaaaaggcTGGCAAGAAATAATCCAAGCTAATGcaggacatttataagtaagaataagactccatgtgtcattcatttgggagcagggtggttGGTCCTcgaaaagagcaaaaacaaccattAACATATTGGCATTCCAGTGTGGGGAAATTTCCAACAACACTGGTGTGGCAGGTTTGCAACAGAAAAGCCTGTAATGAGGCCAGGCCAGCACCAGCAACTCTGAGTCTGCAAAGTTCCCAGTAGCTGTAGCCTTCTCCTCCCAAGCTCACTGCTGCTTCACCAGCCTCCCACCTCTGTTTTCAATAAATAGAttgagaaatgaatgaaaacctcAGCAATGTGCTCACCATAAACAATCTTCTTTGTGAGAAACTGTCCATAGATTTGGGCCCCCAATAGCTTTAGTTTTGACTGAGAAAGTTCTGACTTAAAATGACAAAATTCCTATGGAAAAATGGACTAGTacattccagctccagggtccaAAGCCAAGGTTGCCGGACTCTAAAGTCCATGTCAGCCTGtgtatctctctgcctccctggacaGCACAATAAGTGACATACAGCTCCATGTTGACAGTAACTGTAGGAATCTGTCAGAGTtcagtggaggagagaggaatgaggaaatgatagatagaaagatagaaagacacgataagaaagacaaagaaacaggatagcttcgggagggccctgggtcaataccctgTTGCCCAGTGCTTTAATCAAAAGAactttttataatatttcaaggggagaggcaaaagccCCCCacccttgcaagatcaaaacacaccgtacagacaagtgtagacccttccaaacacctggtaaccacacccctggccaaatcatcccattatgcagccctgctgagtaaagcaagctcagattctgtgatcctgagtaaggtctcactagaccACTTGTTCCCCTTCTTAATAATACAAATCTTAAGTGAGGGTCCAGAGCTTAACTCTATGTAGCTCTGAATCAGGTTTCCACTAAGAACTTGCAAGTTGTTGGAATAATCATAGCAATACACTTGCTCTTTATGGTTGCTATACCTcctagtaaaggagtagaggatgataaagatggaatggcctttttgaatgggtctaagatgagTACAGCAGTCTTACCTGCACcaagcctttttttctttaaaccaaTAAGCTCCTGATGCAAATGCATTGAATAAATcagtaaactcctgatgcaacccTATCAAAACTAAAGATACCTTAGCATCACCATTAACACTGACAGGTTAACAATATAATTCTAacatgaatattactatacataactaattctcacaaacttacatccaaaagcaaactctcaaaATAACTATTTACAGTTTAAGAACTTTAGCAAACACccaaaagcaatctcttaataCAACTATTTACACTTTtggctaacaaaacatagggtatATTTACACAAGTTAACATTTTTCCTCTCAAGGgacaaagaatatttatttaagaaaattgaaaatttatttaaaaaattaaagagattgaggaatattaactccccccccctttttttataatttttaagctgCATCTTGAGCTTGGGTAGAAAAAAACTAATTTCTCTATTTCTAAACAAAACAGTTCTTGAGTAATCACAGTTAATAaagtgcatatgcatacacaaaacagtTTATAAGCCACTCAGCTAATAATGTACATAGGTGAAATCAAAAGTGTCCCACTACAACTGAACCACTCCTGTCCaccccatttcttaagtctgaaaatTTCAAAAAGTCAGCTGTTACCACTCTTAATGTTCCATTGAATGCTCAAAATCAGGACCTGGCTCATCAGCTGCCTTGAAGTCTTTGTATAACTGTCCAACTCATAATGCAAATCATTCCCATGCACCAAgagcattgttttcttttcagttttgggTTTACCCATGTTTAGTAATGAATCTGAGGCAAAGGGTAGGGTTTGCCCACTGTACCCACGTGGGTCTCAGCTGTCCGTTTGGCTCCCACCACAGCTGCTCAGctccgaggaggaggaggaggaagtggcaaTGTGTAGTCCGAGAGTCTCAGCATGGTCCCCTCAGGGCCTGGGGGACTCAGTGCTGGTCCGTATTTGCCTCCTGTCATCATCTGTCTGCCCAGGACCCCTGTGTCCTGAGGTCCTGAGGGCTCTCTCATGCCTTGCACTGCATGGCTCAAGTTGCTGCTCCCCGGACCCCCTCCAACCCCAAGCTCTCCCAGGCATCCCTCAATTGACTCTGGCTGCCAGGGACTCTGGCTCCAGGTGACAGACCTGCTCTGGCTGCTGGGGTCCAAATTCTCTGCTGTACTCTGCAAGGCACTGCCACTGTCTGCCTTTTGCATGTCTGCTCTGCCTGTTAAGGTTGAGCACAGCCTCAAGCCATGGCAGTCCAGTTCTTACAAGCACTCTGATTGCTTTCTCCTCACCGCAGCACCTCACAGCAGAAAACATGCAGAATCTCACTGCTTGTGCTGGCTCTCGGCATCTGACACCTGCACCTCAAGGATACCCCATGAGTATCAGCTGCCAATGTCTGACTTGGTACAGCCACTGCTCTTGCTGCTGCTACTTTGGTGGCTGCTGCTTGCAGTGGGGGCTTCTAAAGCCGCTGCTTGTTCTTGGACTTCTATATCCCCAGTGGCTGCTCAGTCCTGGACACTGCTCTCTGCATCCCAGGTTGGGCACTCGGGAATGTCTACTCTAAGTTAAACCTTCACCATATCCCTATACCTAAAGCCTGTATTTCTCAACCTtcaccaaaactttttttttttttttttaccactttaAACCTCACTTGGTATATAAagtgtgtgaaagagaaagagagaaacagagacagagagatacttgCTTCAGCATAACTTAAACTACTCTGGTTTATATTTACAATTTCATTCCTGAAAAATAGAATATCACTGCCTCAACTTAATTAATTCTGAGTATGCCCACTTAACTCTCGgtgttccttctctttatccTCCTTACCTAAGTTCCAGGTTCAGGTGCCATATGTGGGAGTCTGCTGGAGTCCAGCGCCAACCTGCTCACACCTTTGAAGCGTTCTTAGGTGGGGGatagaggaatgaggaaatgatagcTAGAAAGAGACaatcagaaagacagagacacaggatagctttggaagGGCCCTGTGTCAATACcccaaaagggctttttataatgtgccaaggggagagggaaaagacCACCCACTTGCAAGATCAAAACACACCATATATCCAAGTGtagatccttccaaacacctgataaacATGCCCCTGGCAAAatcatctcattatgcagccctgctgggtaaagcaagctcagattctctgaccctgagtacgCTTTCACTACTAGGGGCTCTCACAAGTAATTGCCTGATTTATGTTGAGAAGAAGGAATATACTTATAGTATGTTATGTCAACCAAACTGATTCCTCATAGGTACTAAAACCTTTTCTCTAAAACCTACTGTTTAATCAAGTGACTTACCCAGCAGAGATTCAAGAAATGCATTATCTACACTAAGAAATTCTAAAACACAATTGTCATCAAAAAGGTTGTAGGAACTCACTACAggaagattaaaaaatagagaccaTAAAGGAAAACCATTCCTGTTCTATCAAGCTCCAGCAAGACAATCCACAGTTGTTTTATTTGTCTCCATATACAGATGCACTTTGGCCAAGTTGGAATCGTAGGCACATTCCACCTGCTGCCCACTTGGGTGATGTTCCACAGCCCTTTCCCACTCTGCAGTCTCCCACATGGCAGACAAAGCATCTCCCAGGTCACAGCCTAGGCACAGCAGGTCCTTGCTGCCTTTGAGCAAGGAAGGCCTGGCAATGATGGTTTCCTGCAGCCTGAACTCAGTCAGGCCTGTGGGAAAGGAAGAGTGTGGTGGGTTAGCACTTCATTTCATGAAGATCCTAAAACCCAGGGCAAGGGAGGGCTTCAACATTCCAGGGGACTAGACCACAGAGCAACACAAGAGAGAAGCATTCATCTCCCCTCATTTCCCTCACAGGTCACTGTGAGAAGATGGCATGGATGATAATTGTGTCTTTCATGGAGAGTGGCAGTTGCCAGGTACAGAATCCAGGAGGTCTGTAAGCAGATCCCTGGTTGACCAAAGGTTACATGACAGTGGTAGCCTATGCCACACCAATACATGCTGTTTTATTTGATTCAAGGCAACTGAAAAATCCTGAAGATTCGAGAGAGAcaatctatttctttcttctcctggaaACAGGAGAAGAAAACTCCCATGTGCAAGGTGTCCTCCTTGTAGCAAAGAAACATGCTTCTGTGGGATCTCAGAGAGAGCATTCTGCAGAAACAGGCTTTCTTATTTATATTCCCTCTCTTGCTTGTTTCTCTCTTTGCCCCTTTCTTCATGTTCTCCTTTCCCAcatcctttttttctccttcttttattctctctctctcctttccctttggTCCTGTTCTTCTTTCCAAATAAATCTGTATTCTTCATGagagaaaatcatccatttttCTCATTCCAGGACTATCTTATTTCAATCAACACAATGATCTCAAGTTACAGCATCTCTCCTGGGAAAGACAgcatcatttcattttctctgtggtTAAGTAAACCCTCATTGTGAACGTATGTCACAGtttctttatctcttcctctGTTGATGGGCAACGGTCCTATTTCCACATCTGGTCTATTGTGAACATTTCCCCAGGTGACATGGATGTGCCGGTATCCCTGTAATCTGTTGGATTCCTTCAGGCTTTGACACAGGAATAGTGCAAATGCATCCTgtggtaggttttttgtttttccagtaatCACCACACAGTTTTTTTCCATGAGTACACTCATTTTCAAATTAGTAAAATTTTATTATCCTTTAGGGAATGGACCAAGGCAagtagatggagagagaggaagatttCTCTTGTTATTATTCTAgtactttcaaaaataatttttatctttcttgacaatttcatacatatgaacaatgtatcttgatcatatcaaATTCCAAATTCCCCTGAAATGTACCCCTCCCATCTTCACGACATCTCTTTAAAACATAATCCACTGAGACCAATAAGTGCTTCCTCCTTAAGCATGGGGAAGCTACCACAAGCCACATTTCTGAACAAAAATGGTTACccttgtgctggatagttttgtgtagatgaatttccaaatggtcttattaaataaaaaaacaaggagGCAGAAATTGGGATGggttctgaaagatcagagaagcagaaaaaggcacagtaacctcaccttgccaacttctcagtcgATCCTGTTGCCTCAGactgaagcctctgagtcctcatccgaatggatcacAGCTGAAATGTTGTTAAAAGCCTAgaagcttaaaagcctaaaaaacctctagctcctggtcctcataccttacatacttttctgcttcctgccatcagttccccggattaaaggtgtatgtcatcatgcctggctgtttccagtgtggccttgaactcacaaagattctgatggtactctgcctcccaagtgataggattaaaggtgtgtgtgccaccattttctgaaaTCTATGGGTAtctagtcactgttctgttttctgaccccagaaatgtttattaggttgcacaaaTGTTTATTAAGTTGTATATGTTATTATATACATAACATCacctcatttcccctttttgtctagaataataaaagaagctcataactaatataagaaaaactatatccaataatcatatataatatataccatcaagaattacattaacaatgtctagttcattaacatttgacagattcagacaaaaaaactccattatatatattaacaatggcCAGTCCAGTAATATTTACTGATTTAgacaaaaaattcattatttactctattttggtgagtccaaaatttgtatataatatacaaaaatccaatccagtgtaaaatatttaaaacaagttgttcctttttaaagtagattcaataatctacctcttttatcatatcatatccatattctctttttttcttctcagagtacattgaataatctaccttttatcatttttatatgtttcctgttttctttttagagtagattcaataatctacccatttATTCTATTACTTATATATCTCTTTTTAAGAATAGGTCCAATAATCTACCACTTATCTatatcctgttttttctttttctttttttgaacaagaaccctgaatctaatatcCTTTGTTTAGCTAACCAAGACTGTTAGGCATTGTCATGGTTCCCAGCAGAATTTGTGTGTTTTGTGCGTCTACTCTGTGGCTTGGAGCAaccacagtctgataaatgtctgcctCTTGGAAGCACgaacgttcttccctagaagataatatcttcacagcaacttcTTTTCCTTACCACTTGCCTcaccaaacttctccaaactaaCCTTTGACAATGCTTTCTGGTAACACGTAGTCCCcagtagcagcatcaccacagccaCCAACACAGTGAGAAACAGCAGGCACCttggagcagcagctgccacctccatggtcctgctgctACCATTTATGGCCTGGCCCAGCCCCAGCTTGCAGCATCTCCTCAGCAAGcccctcaggctggccttgaactcaggatcctcctgcctctgtctccttcagcaaatcctactggtgtgtgccaccacaactggccgtGTGCAGCTTGGGCCTTACCTGGAACtgaaaggccacaggcaagcagcttttttgtgaatttgtgccacAATGTTGGGTACCAGATGTAGACGAATttataaatggtcttattaaataaaaaaaaaaaggaggcagaaTTGGGATGGAATCTGAAAGagtagaaaagcagaacaagccccagctaaccttaccttgccaacttctcagtcaATCCTGTTggctcaaactggaagcctctgagtcctcatccgaatggatctcagctgaaatgctgctaaaagcctaaaagcttaaaagacctaaaaagcttctagtttctggtccccatactttatatacttttctgcttcctgccatcacttcctggtattaaaggtgtgtgttaccatacctggttgtttccagggtggccttgaactcagaagatatggatctctgcctcccaaatgatagaattaaaggtgtgtgtgccactatttttctggcctctatggctatctagtggctgttaAGTGGCTGACCCCTGATAAGTTTATTCGGGTACATAAtatattagggaacacaatatcaccacagtttcatGTCAATCTGACACCAGCTAGTCATCAGAGAAAGGAGAAACTCAAttagaaaatatctccataagagCAGGCTATAAGTTATCTTATAGCACATATTCTTAAGTCATGATTGATGAGGGAaggccagcccattgtgagtgggaccatccctgggctggtggtcctggattctataagaaagcagcctgagcaagccatggggagcaagccagtaagcagcactccttgatgacc
This Peromyscus maniculatus bairdii isolate BWxNUB_F1_BW_parent chromosome 8, HU_Pman_BW_mat_3.1, whole genome shotgun sequence DNA region includes the following protein-coding sequences:
- the LOC143266941 gene encoding schlafen family member 1-like; its protein translation is MNITVNPLSTSAKLVLNVGEVTFGKESRKKMKKRHRIQQNTNILRAVCALLNSRGGKVMAHIENEGYDITQHGIGEDLVTSFMTILPLVQNCLEFKQEGCSLIIHVESRSLVISDLHPITIATNLYMRNGASCVKMDLRTALQFFKDIDNPRVRSPINPRLLDERPGENMQEELHVQEQAAASFDQTELTTMTEFFFSESKNVEYKSFETNKLVQRVKEILPLTVSAFANTDGGYLFIGLDEKTKQITGFKADENKLRELKCEIERCIQQLPVTHFCEEKQEIKYTCKFILVHRPGAVCSYVCALRVERFCCAVFAAEPDSWHVEDSCVKRFTAEEWVKVLMGSMPGSGREISN